One Halosegnis longus DNA window includes the following coding sequences:
- a CDS encoding Lrp/AsnC family transcriptional regulator, whose amino-acid sequence MDERDLAILKAISELGTGSPERIHEETDIPVSTVHYRLNNLREAGIIENDLYDIDLDALGLGVTILVEVLADYAGKHSDVADEIVELEGVTTLLSTMGETDFVAVAHLPDEDAVGRLLREFEEISAVERTNSTYVIETLYDDARALSSYSLETLVELLAE is encoded by the coding sequence ATGGACGAGCGCGATCTCGCGATACTGAAGGCCATCTCGGAGTTGGGGACCGGCAGTCCAGAGCGGATTCACGAGGAAACCGACATTCCGGTCTCGACGGTTCACTACCGACTCAACAATCTGCGCGAGGCGGGCATCATCGAGAACGACCTCTACGATATCGACCTCGACGCGCTCGGGCTCGGTGTGACGATTCTGGTGGAGGTGTTGGCAGACTACGCCGGCAAGCACAGCGACGTAGCCGACGAGATTGTCGAACTGGAGGGCGTGACGACCCTGCTCTCGACGATGGGCGAGACGGACTTCGTGGCCGTCGCACACCTGCCCGACGAGGACGCCGTCGGACGACTGCTCCGTGAGTTCGAGGAGATTTCGGCTGTCGAACGCACGAACTCGACGTACGTCATCGAGACGCTGTACGACGACGCCCGCGCGCTGTCGTCGTACTCGCTGGAGACGCTGGTCGAACTGCTGGCCGAGTGA
- a CDS encoding acyl-CoA mutase large subunit family protein, giving the protein MFDDEDLAAIREGKEEWHEETFEPTVDRFGERKEEFTTDTGGREVDPLYTPADIDDHDYEDDAGYPAEAPFTRGVYSTMYRGRLWTMRQYAGMGTAAETNERFQYLIDEGSSGLSMAFDLPTQMGYDSDADMAQGEVGKSGVAIDSLADFETVFDGISLDEVSTSMTINAPASILLAMYIAVGDKQGVPREELRGTIQNDVLKEYIARNTYIFPPEPSMRLITDIFEFSAEEIPNFNTISISGYHIREAGSTAAQEIAFTLADGMEYVERAIEAGQDVDEFAPQLSFFFASYNNILEEVAKFRAARRMWYQIMDERFDAQKDASKQLKFHTQTAGSTLTAQQIENNVVRVGYQALAAVLGGTQSLHTNGKDEALSLPTEKSVRTALRTQQILAHESGAADTIDPLAGSYYVESLTDDIEAEAFEIIDEVDERGGMQEAVESGWVQGQIQDVAFERQREIETGERTIVGVNDYQVDEEPEEDIEEVSEEEQERQKERVQQLREDRDSEAVEEALDELREVCDSDENVMPAIVDAVKAYATTGEIANAMRDVFGEHRAGI; this is encoded by the coding sequence ATGTTCGACGACGAGGACCTCGCCGCGATTCGCGAGGGGAAAGAAGAGTGGCACGAGGAGACCTTCGAGCCGACGGTCGACCGGTTCGGCGAGCGCAAAGAGGAGTTCACCACCGACACCGGCGGTCGCGAGGTCGACCCGCTGTACACGCCGGCCGACATCGACGACCACGACTACGAGGACGACGCCGGCTATCCCGCTGAGGCCCCGTTCACGCGGGGCGTCTACTCCACGATGTATCGCGGGCGACTGTGGACGATGCGCCAGTACGCCGGGATGGGGACCGCAGCAGAGACCAACGAGCGGTTCCAGTATCTCATCGACGAGGGATCCTCGGGGCTGTCGATGGCGTTCGACCTTCCGACACAGATGGGGTACGACTCGGACGCCGACATGGCACAAGGCGAGGTCGGGAAGTCGGGGGTCGCCATCGACTCGCTCGCCGACTTCGAGACGGTGTTCGACGGCATCTCGCTGGACGAGGTGAGCACGTCGATGACCATCAACGCCCCCGCCTCGATTCTGCTGGCGATGTACATCGCCGTCGGCGACAAGCAGGGCGTCCCCCGCGAGGAACTGCGCGGGACGATTCAAAACGACGTGCTGAAGGAGTACATCGCGCGCAACACCTACATCTTCCCGCCGGAGCCGTCGATGCGACTGATTACGGACATCTTCGAGTTCTCCGCCGAGGAGATTCCGAACTTCAACACCATCTCCATCTCGGGGTACCACATCCGGGAGGCCGGCTCGACGGCCGCACAGGAGATCGCCTTCACCCTCGCGGACGGGATGGAGTACGTCGAGCGGGCAATCGAGGCCGGCCAGGACGTGGACGAGTTCGCCCCGCAGTTGAGTTTCTTCTTCGCCTCCTACAACAACATCTTAGAGGAGGTCGCGAAGTTCCGGGCCGCCCGCCGGATGTGGTACCAGATTATGGACGAGCGGTTCGACGCCCAGAAGGACGCCTCCAAACAGCTGAAGTTCCACACCCAGACGGCCGGGTCGACGCTCACCGCCCAGCAGATCGAGAACAACGTCGTCCGGGTGGGGTATCAGGCGCTCGCGGCCGTGTTGGGCGGCACGCAGTCGCTCCACACGAACGGGAAAGACGAGGCGCTGTCGCTGCCGACCGAGAAGTCCGTCCGGACCGCGCTGCGAACCCAACAGATTCTCGCCCACGAGTCGGGTGCAGCAGATACGATTGACCCGCTTGCTGGCAGTTACTACGTCGAGAGTCTCACCGACGACATCGAGGCGGAGGCGTTCGAGATTATCGACGAGGTGGACGAGCGCGGCGGGATGCAGGAGGCCGTCGAGTCCGGCTGGGTGCAGGGCCAGATTCAGGACGTGGCCTTCGAGCGCCAGCGCGAAATCGAGACCGGCGAGCGCACCATCGTCGGCGTCAACGACTACCAGGTCGACGAGGAGCCGGAAGAGGACATCGAGGAAGTCAGCGAGGAGGAACAGGAGCGCCAGAAGGAGCGCGTTCAGCAGCTGCGGGAGGACCGCGACAGCGAGGCCGTCGAGGAAGCCCTCGACGAACTGCGCGAGGTGTGTGACTCCGACGAGAACGTGATGCCGGCCATCGTCGACGCGGTGAAGGCGTACGCGACGACGGGCGAGATTGCGAACGCGATGCGTGACGTGTTCGGCGAGCACCGCGCCGGCATCTGA
- the thyA gene encoding thymidylate synthase: protein MRQYLDLVADTLAAGTHKPNRTGVDTISDFSHHYTVDLQEGFPLLTTKDLSGFRWNSLIHELLWYLSGEEHIRDLREETGIWDAWADDDGHLDTAYGRFWRRFPVPEEPAQLPGESWAGGDELHRWQNDDGTFDQLAYAIEQLNENPHSRRIVVNAWHPANATVSTLPPCHYTFVFNVQDGRLNTHLTQRSGDIALGVPFNIAAYSLLTHAVANRTGLDVGEFGHTIVDSHIYCGTDARADWYADNLADLQSRVAAVDTREGYADVREWLESTAPAESAGDEQTDHVPGLLTQLSRAPRERPSMTVADKPLDDLAFDDFQLSGYDPAPGIPFSVAE from the coding sequence ATGCGTCAGTATCTCGACCTCGTGGCCGACACCCTCGCCGCCGGCACCCACAAGCCGAACCGGACGGGCGTCGACACGATTTCCGACTTCTCACACCACTACACCGTCGACCTCCAGGAGGGGTTCCCGCTGCTCACGACGAAGGACCTCTCGGGCTTTCGGTGGAACTCGCTCATCCACGAACTGCTCTGGTATCTCTCCGGCGAGGAACACATCCGGGACCTCCGCGAGGAGACGGGTATCTGGGACGCGTGGGCCGACGACGATGGGCACCTCGACACCGCGTACGGCCGCTTCTGGCGACGCTTTCCGGTCCCGGAGGAGCCGGCCCAACTGCCCGGCGAGTCGTGGGCCGGTGGGGACGAGCTCCACCGGTGGCAGAACGACGACGGCACCTTCGACCAGCTCGCGTACGCCATCGAACAGCTGAACGAGAACCCCCACTCCCGGCGTATCGTCGTGAACGCGTGGCACCCGGCCAACGCGACGGTCTCGACACTCCCGCCGTGTCACTACACCTTCGTGTTCAACGTACAGGACGGGCGACTCAACACCCACCTCACCCAGCGCTCGGGCGACATCGCGCTGGGGGTGCCGTTCAACATCGCGGCCTACTCGCTGCTCACCCACGCCGTCGCCAACCGGACGGGCCTCGATGTCGGGGAGTTCGGCCATACCATCGTCGATTCGCACATCTACTGTGGGACGGACGCCCGCGCCGACTGGTACGCCGACAACCTCGCCGACCTCCAGTCGCGGGTCGCTGCCGTGGACACGCGCGAGGGATACGCCGACGTGCGCGAGTGGCTCGAATCCACTGCCCCGGCTGAATCTGCGGGCGACGAACAGACCGACCACGTCCCCGGACTGCTCACCCAGCTCTCCCGAGCGCCGCGCGAGCGCCCGTCGATGACGGTCGCCGACAAGCCGCTCGACGACCTCGCGTTCGACGACTTCCAGCTGTCGGGCTACGACCCCGCGCCGGGCATCCCCTTCTCCGTGGCCGAATGA
- a CDS encoding GNAT family N-acetyltransferase gives MYVRDARNRDEAWLLDHIEAMGLDDTAFRSRDYVIAVDDDSTSKTGFGRFRVHRDDDVCELTSIGVLDSWEGNGVGAHIVERLIRNAGIEGYDRVYALSPAHEYLAQFGFEPVDADELPDALQKRLDEKRERHDTVIPMVIDSDGFSMPEKLRERFKNAAENVGTEPEPTESPEDFGIDSDSATYKYDTG, from the coding sequence ATGTACGTCAGGGATGCACGGAACCGCGACGAGGCGTGGCTCCTCGACCACATCGAGGCGATGGGACTCGACGACACGGCGTTCCGCTCCCGCGACTACGTCATCGCGGTCGATGACGACTCCACCTCGAAGACCGGCTTCGGCCGCTTCCGGGTCCACCGCGACGACGACGTCTGTGAGCTGACGAGCATCGGCGTCCTCGACAGCTGGGAGGGGAACGGCGTCGGGGCCCACATCGTCGAGCGACTGATTCGCAACGCCGGCATCGAGGGGTACGACCGCGTGTACGCGCTCTCGCCCGCACACGAGTATCTCGCGCAGTTCGGCTTCGAACCGGTCGACGCCGACGAGCTCCCCGACGCGCTCCAGAAGCGATTGGACGAAAAGCGCGAACGCCACGACACGGTGATTCCGATGGTCATCGACAGCGACGGCTTCTCGATGCCCGAGAAGCTCCGCGAGCGGTTCAAGAACGCCGCCGAAAACGTCGGCACAGAGCCGGAGCCGACCGAGTCGCCCGAGGACTTCGGCATCGACAGCGACTCGGCGACGTACAAGTACGATACTGGGTAA
- a CDS encoding glycerate kinase type-2 family protein encodes MTDGHALARRCLRAGIDAAHPETVVRDRLSLDGGTLTIAGRAYDLDSYERVVVVGGGNAAGTVATELESLLCDRIDTGVVVTDLPTATERIEQVEGAHPRPNETAVAGTDRVRELLAAADAQTLVLAVVTGGASALLPAPAGDLSLADLRATTDELLASGASIGEMNAVRKHLSATKGGRLASVAAPATVATLLFSDVVGDDASVIGSGPFTPDDTTYGDALAVADRYTLDLPTAAVDHLRAGRDGEHTETPDADAPAFERVTEHLLASNHTAARAALDVARAAGYEPLLLSTRIRGEAREAAKSAVAVGEEIAATGNPVEPPAVLVTGGETTVTVRTDSPGTGGPNTEYALSAALELDTSGVVVAALDTDGIDGNGSLAGASVDGSTVAPENRRRAQRALDSHDAATYLGGCDAAIDTGATGTNVNDLRVVVVE; translated from the coding sequence ATGACCGACGGTCACGCCCTCGCGCGCCGGTGTCTCCGGGCGGGTATCGACGCCGCACACCCCGAGACGGTCGTCCGAGACCGACTCTCGCTCGACGGCGGGACGCTCACCATCGCCGGCCGCGCCTACGACCTCGACAGCTACGAGCGGGTGGTCGTCGTCGGTGGCGGAAACGCCGCCGGCACGGTCGCGACGGAACTCGAATCGCTGCTCTGCGACCGTATCGACACCGGGGTCGTCGTCACCGACCTCCCGACGGCGACGGAGCGAATCGAGCAGGTCGAGGGCGCGCATCCACGGCCGAACGAAACTGCCGTCGCCGGCACCGACCGCGTCCGGGAGCTGCTCGCCGCGGCCGACGCGCAGACCCTCGTGCTCGCCGTCGTCACCGGCGGAGCCAGCGCGCTCCTCCCTGCTCCGGCGGGCGATCTCTCGCTTGCCGATCTCCGTGCGACCACCGACGAACTGCTGGCGAGCGGCGCGAGCATCGGCGAGATGAACGCCGTCCGCAAACACCTCTCGGCGACGAAAGGGGGGCGACTGGCGAGCGTCGCTGCGCCCGCCACGGTCGCGACACTCCTGTTCAGCGACGTGGTCGGCGACGATGCCAGCGTCATCGGCAGCGGTCCGTTCACGCCCGACGACACCACCTACGGTGACGCGCTCGCGGTCGCCGACCGCTACACTCTCGACCTCCCGACCGCGGCCGTCGACCACCTCCGGGCAGGACGGGACGGCGAACACACGGAGACGCCAGACGCCGACGCACCGGCCTTCGAGCGCGTGACCGAGCACCTGCTCGCGAGCAACCACACTGCGGCGCGGGCAGCCCTCGACGTGGCGCGTGCGGCCGGCTACGAGCCGCTGTTGCTCTCGACGCGCATCCGTGGCGAGGCGCGGGAAGCAGCCAAGTCGGCAGTCGCGGTCGGGGAGGAAATCGCGGCGACGGGGAACCCCGTCGAGCCGCCGGCGGTCCTCGTTACCGGCGGCGAGACGACCGTGACGGTTCGGACGGACTCGCCGGGAACCGGCGGGCCGAACACCGAGTACGCGCTGTCTGCCGCGCTCGAACTCGACACGTCGGGCGTGGTCGTCGCCGCCCTCGACACGGACGGCATCGACGGTAACGGCTCACTCGCGGGGGCGAGCGTCGACGGCTCCACGGTGGCGCCGGAGAACCGACGACGGGCGCAGCGCGCGCTCGACAGCCACGACGCCGCGACGTATCTCGGCGGGTGTGACGCAGCTATCGACACAGGGGCGACGGGGACCAACGTGAACGACCTGCGCGTGGTCGTCGTCGAGTAA
- a CDS encoding ABC1 kinase family protein: MSASDPVDDPEPNRRRTLRRFVAVIRAFLPLALAFARDRRRFLLFGRRRNVTVDDQRRRARYLLDVLLDLGPTFVKVGQILSTRPDVLPPAYIEELSSLQDEVPPEPWESIRPVFETALGPVDEAFDDFDRAAMSGASLGQVYTATYEGEPVAVKVLRPNIRERVESDLIVVETLLPLLLRFAPPGQQFTMENLADEFASTIRGEMDYEAEADRLNEVRDNFGDDPEVTIPAVVDDRSTTRVLTMEYVEGTKITDVSTLESKGLDPTEIVERLARIYFQMIVEDGIFHADPHPGNLSVLDNGSIVFYDFGVVGRLSQARRDQILDFYVGLATDDIDRVIDAFIDMGALDPQVDRELMREVFALVIQQLEGQPFEQEQIQQYIREFQAAVGDISDFPFRLPQDLALIVRVATVLEGVTRTLDEEFDFIETVTDLVTEKGVDDLGATDIARDEIAAILRTTTEAFVNVPAKGEDTLSTIVRGDAALTFLYREDPSILRKLVARVSLGIGVGVGGLATSALVAFGAPLAAGGMALATAGGGVVLWRSFQRSRSRTVAAGAKVAERSVTRNR, from the coding sequence GTGTCAGCGAGCGACCCCGTCGACGACCCGGAGCCGAACAGACGCCGGACGCTCCGGCGGTTCGTCGCCGTCATCCGGGCGTTCCTCCCGCTCGCGCTCGCCTTTGCCCGCGACCGCCGCCGATTCCTGCTGTTCGGTCGCCGCCGGAACGTGACCGTCGACGACCAGCGGCGGCGCGCGAGGTATCTCCTCGACGTGTTGCTCGACTTGGGACCGACGTTCGTGAAGGTGGGCCAGATACTCTCCACCCGGCCGGACGTGCTCCCGCCGGCCTACATCGAGGAGCTGTCCTCGCTGCAGGACGAAGTCCCGCCGGAGCCGTGGGAGTCGATTCGCCCGGTGTTCGAGACGGCGCTCGGCCCCGTCGACGAGGCGTTCGACGACTTCGACCGCGCGGCCATGAGCGGAGCCTCGCTCGGCCAGGTGTACACCGCGACCTACGAGGGTGAGCCGGTCGCCGTGAAGGTGCTCCGACCCAACATCCGTGAACGCGTCGAGAGCGACCTCATCGTCGTGGAGACGCTGCTGCCGCTCTTGCTCCGGTTTGCCCCGCCCGGCCAGCAGTTCACGATGGAGAATCTGGCAGACGAGTTCGCCTCGACGATTCGCGGCGAGATGGACTACGAGGCCGAGGCCGACCGGCTGAACGAGGTGCGGGACAACTTCGGCGACGACCCCGAGGTGACGATTCCGGCCGTCGTCGACGACCGCTCGACGACCCGCGTGCTCACGATGGAGTACGTCGAGGGGACGAAGATAACGGACGTGTCGACGCTCGAATCGAAGGGACTCGACCCGACGGAGATCGTCGAGCGGCTCGCGCGCATCTACTTCCAGATGATTGTCGAGGACGGGATTTTCCACGCCGACCCGCACCCCGGAAATCTCTCCGTGCTCGACAACGGCTCCATCGTCTTCTACGACTTCGGCGTCGTCGGGCGGCTCTCGCAGGCCCGGCGCGACCAGATTCTCGACTTCTACGTCGGGCTCGCGACCGACGATATCGACCGCGTCATCGACGCGTTCATCGACATGGGCGCGCTCGACCCCCAGGTCGACCGCGAGCTGATGCGAGAGGTGTTCGCGCTCGTCATCCAACAGCTCGAAGGCCAGCCGTTCGAGCAGGAGCAGATACAACAGTACATCAGGGAGTTTCAGGCAGCCGTCGGCGACATCAGCGACTTCCCGTTCCGGCTCCCGCAGGACCTCGCGCTCATCGTCCGGGTCGCGACGGTGCTGGAAGGCGTCACCCGCACGCTCGACGAGGAGTTCGACTTCATCGAGACGGTGACCGACCTCGTCACGGAGAAGGGGGTCGACGACCTCGGCGCGACCGACATCGCCCGCGACGAGATAGCGGCTATCCTCCGAACGACGACGGAGGCGTTCGTCAACGTCCCCGCGAAGGGCGAGGACACCCTCTCGACAATCGTTCGCGGCGACGCGGCGCTCACCTTCCTCTACCGCGAGGACCCGAGCATTCTCCGGAAGCTGGTCGCGCGCGTCTCGCTCGGTATCGGCGTCGGCGTCGGCGGACTGGCGACCAGCGCGCTCGTCGCGTTCGGCGCGCCCCTCGCCGCCGGCGGGATGGCGCTCGCGACGGCCGGCGGGGGCGTCGTGTTGTGGCGGTCGTTCCAACGCTCGCGCAGTCGGACGGTCGCGGCCGGCGCGAAGGTGGCAGAACGCAGCGTCACCCGGAATCGCTGA
- a CDS encoding CocE/NonD family hydrolase, producing MADSDTQTTETRRNVLKYLGAATGLALAGSQLDPFAHPVAALESDEATFERDERRIESFDGTELAATFYEPTSEGPHPAILMTHGWGGNKSDLQPLAEVYASNGFVALAYTSRGFGQGENADPSGGEVHSTSELERQDASALIDYLAGQTAVMTDGENNPRIGMDGTSYGGGIQMRTASVDDRLDSIVPRATWNNLAQSLAPNGVIKRGWIEALEYGAQTGDISEENTATTSGVLERGRMTEADREYYRQRSPVSYDAIEDTPALVIPELTDQLFPINEGVRNARKLQSDGSTTTLVLGQDGTHILGRADSYPPGSETSREFVGQLALQWQEARLKDGDIDVSPLHYYDAQADEFMAAEEYPPHPERSTTRTLSEAVELDGAEGNVAGVDIEITEATEVLGIPSLSVDLTPTGEGRSHLFVALQRVRDGEATTIKDKVTPQAVTESGELELDLFGVHAHLEAGDTLRVAMSAREDDLTAAEVIDLFGGSLYRPSDDNAGIELAADTEVELSIPASQALSAPATATPTATDTETATATATDTATEQTSTSGSQPGFGVPAALGGAGGLSYLLSRRFGRSESTESAEGDD from the coding sequence GTGGCAGATAGTGACACGCAGACGACGGAGACGCGGCGAAACGTACTGAAGTATCTCGGCGCGGCGACGGGACTTGCCCTCGCGGGGAGCCAGCTGGACCCGTTCGCTCACCCGGTGGCGGCACTGGAAAGCGACGAGGCGACCTTCGAGCGCGACGAGCGCCGAATCGAATCCTTCGACGGGACCGAACTCGCGGCCACGTTCTATGAGCCGACGAGCGAGGGACCCCACCCTGCGATCCTGATGACCCACGGGTGGGGTGGGAACAAGAGCGACCTCCAGCCGCTCGCGGAGGTGTACGCGAGCAACGGATTCGTCGCGCTGGCGTACACCTCCCGCGGGTTCGGACAGGGAGAAAACGCCGACCCTTCCGGCGGCGAGGTCCACTCGACGAGCGAACTCGAACGACAGGACGCGAGCGCACTCATCGACTATCTCGCCGGACAGACCGCGGTGATGACGGACGGCGAGAACAACCCGCGAATCGGGATGGACGGCACCTCCTACGGGGGTGGGATTCAGATGCGAACCGCCTCCGTCGACGATCGGCTCGACTCCATCGTTCCGCGGGCGACGTGGAACAACCTCGCCCAGTCGCTCGCCCCGAACGGCGTCATCAAACGCGGCTGGATCGAGGCGCTCGAATACGGCGCACAGACCGGCGACATCTCCGAGGAGAACACGGCGACGACGAGCGGCGTGCTCGAACGCGGCCGAATGACCGAGGCCGACCGAGAGTACTACCGCCAGCGCTCGCCCGTCTCGTACGACGCCATCGAGGACACCCCGGCACTTGTGATTCCGGAACTCACCGACCAGCTGTTCCCGATTAACGAGGGCGTACGGAACGCCCGGAAGCTCCAGTCGGACGGGAGCACAACGACGCTCGTGCTCGGACAGGACGGGACTCACATCCTCGGGCGGGCCGACAGCTACCCGCCGGGGTCGGAAACGTCCAGGGAGTTCGTCGGCCAGCTGGCGCTTCAGTGGCAGGAAGCCCGGCTCAAGGACGGCGACATCGACGTGTCGCCGCTCCACTACTACGACGCGCAGGCAGACGAGTTCATGGCCGCCGAGGAGTACCCCCCGCACCCGGAGCGCTCGACGACGAGGACACTCTCCGAGGCGGTCGAACTCGACGGCGCGGAGGGGAACGTCGCGGGCGTCGATATCGAGATTACCGAGGCGACCGAGGTTCTCGGCATTCCGTCGCTCAGCGTCGACCTGACGCCGACCGGCGAGGGACGAAGCCACCTGTTCGTCGCCCTCCAGCGCGTTCGCGACGGTGAGGCGACGACAATCAAGGACAAGGTGACGCCGCAGGCCGTCACGGAGTCCGGCGAACTCGAACTCGACCTGTTCGGCGTGCACGCGCACCTCGAAGCCGGCGACACGCTGCGGGTGGCGATGAGCGCCCGCGAGGACGACCTCACCGCCGCCGAGGTCATTGACCTCTTCGGCGGGTCGCTGTACCGACCGTCGGACGACAACGCGGGCATCGAACTGGCTGCCGACACCGAGGTCGAACTGTCGATTCCGGCGAGTCAGGCGCTGTCTGCGCCTGCGACCGCAACCCCGACCGCGACCGATACGGAGACGGCGACTGCGACCGCGACGGACACCGCCACAGAGCAGACGAGTACGAGTGGGAGCCAGCCCGGATTCGGGGTGCCGGCGGCCCTCGGGGGCGCAGGTGGACTCAGCTATCTGCTCTCCCGACGGTTCGGGCGGTCGGAGTCGACCGAATCAGCCGAGGGCGACGACTGA
- a CDS encoding DMT family transporter, whose product MNLDSLWSRLPTAPLLFVTVALLWGGSFVAIERGVESWPPLLFAGLRYALAGVLVLGIARLRHTQLAVRTRDDWLAVAVTGVFIIFAHHALLYVGQETVPGAVASALIALSPVVTVLLAPLVVGDDRLTPVALVGVAVGFLGAVTIAGPGGGGDLRGIALIAGATVAFALGSLLLRRVEPTLSLAGMQGWGMLLGAGLLLVGSRGLGEPLTIPGSPVALATLVYLVVGPGVIAFLLYFRLLATVGPSRANLVGYLEPVAATGLAVLLLGYEPTLETLVGFALVAVGFALVDGRRVRGVARTLAGRVRASVA is encoded by the coding sequence ATGAATCTCGATTCTCTTTGGAGTCGGCTCCCAACGGCTCCCCTACTGTTCGTCACGGTTGCACTGTTGTGGGGCGGCTCGTTCGTCGCCATCGAGCGCGGCGTCGAGTCGTGGCCGCCGCTGCTATTCGCGGGGCTGCGGTACGCGCTGGCCGGGGTCCTCGTGCTCGGAATCGCTCGACTCCGACACACACAGCTTGCCGTCCGCACGCGCGACGACTGGCTCGCCGTCGCGGTGACGGGCGTGTTCATCATCTTCGCCCACCACGCGCTCCTGTACGTCGGCCAAGAGACGGTTCCCGGTGCGGTCGCGTCGGCGCTCATCGCACTCTCCCCGGTCGTGACCGTTCTGCTCGCGCCCCTCGTCGTCGGTGACGACCGACTCACGCCGGTCGCGCTAGTCGGTGTCGCCGTCGGCTTCCTCGGCGCGGTGACGATTGCCGGTCCCGGCGGCGGCGGTGACCTCCGCGGTATCGCGCTCATCGCCGGCGCGACCGTCGCCTTCGCCCTCGGCAGTCTTCTCCTGCGACGGGTCGAGCCGACCCTCTCGCTCGCCGGGATGCAGGGGTGGGGAATGCTGCTCGGTGCCGGACTGTTGCTCGTCGGCAGTCGCGGGCTGGGCGAGCCGCTCACAATCCCGGGTTCGCCCGTCGCGCTCGCGACGCTCGTGTACCTCGTCGTCGGTCCGGGCGTCATCGCGTTCTTGCTCTACTTCCGGCTGCTCGCGACCGTCGGCCCGTCGCGCGCGAACCTCGTCGGCTACCTCGAACCGGTCGCGGCGACGGGACTCGCGGTGCTTCTACTGGGGTACGAGCCGACGCTCGAAACGCTGGTCGGCTTCGCGCTCGTGGCCGTGGGCTTCGCGCTCGTTGACGGTCGCCGCGTTCGCGGGGTCGCTCGCACCCTCGCCGGTCGGGTTCGCGCGTCGGTGGCATAA
- a CDS encoding dihydrofolate reductase, with product MSPDIDLTLVAAVAANGVIGRDGEMPWYYPEDLAHFKSLTTGHPVIMGRKTYDSIAARLDGPLPDRTNIVLSGSSLELPEGALHAADTDEALALAADRDDEAFVIGGATVYEQFMGRADRLVLTELADSYEGDTHFPEFGDEWVETERDEHDEFAFVTYRRAAAE from the coding sequence ATGAGTCCGGATATCGACCTCACCCTCGTCGCCGCCGTCGCCGCAAACGGCGTCATCGGGCGCGACGGCGAGATGCCGTGGTACTACCCTGAGGACCTCGCGCACTTCAAATCGCTCACGACCGGCCACCCGGTCATCATGGGGCGGAAGACGTACGACTCCATCGCGGCCCGGCTCGACGGCCCGCTGCCCGACCGCACGAACATCGTCCTCTCGGGGTCGTCGCTCGAGTTGCCCGAGGGTGCCCTCCACGCGGCGGACACCGACGAAGCGCTCGCGCTCGCTGCCGACCGCGACGACGAGGCGTTCGTCATCGGTGGCGCGACGGTGTACGAGCAGTTCATGGGCCGCGCCGACCGGCTGGTGCTCACCGAACTCGCCGACAGCTACGAGGGTGACACCCACTTTCCGGAGTTCGGCGACGAGTGGGTCGAGACGGAGCGAGACGAGCACGACGAGTTCGCGTTCGTCACCTATCGACGCGCCGCCGCCGAGTGA